A region of the Melitaea cinxia chromosome 1, ilMelCinx1.1, whole genome shotgun sequence genome:
ATGTAACGAGGCATTATCAAACTACAAGAGAATCAATCTACGACAGCTTGCAACGGAAATAAAAAggcattttttattaaataaacgtaactgcaaaataaatcaattgttgttcataaaatttatatgatatgAGTCAATACAACAGCgaaaagtatattaattacatagtgacttgatttaaaataatgtgtatCTGGTGAgtttttgaaatgtaaaatttaaatatgtgaaATCAGCTTAAATTAGATCGAGCTATGTTTAGCAATACgtgaaaattgaaattaatttatttagcagcagttttacttgaataataatttctattcTGTTGATGAAGATTTTTCTTTCGTTTCTTGTTTAGATTCCTCGGGAGAATCCGAAGTACTGACAACACatacaaaatgatatatattttttgtttgaagaatttttattacatattcttGTTTACGTGATTTATTCAAAAGCTTTGGAcatgtaataaaatgttttgaagACAAAAAATGATCAATGAATTACCTTCGTAGAGCGCTTAAATCTCCACTAGCGGCTGAGAACAAAAGGTTTACAATACTGAGACCCGTGGATTCGAATTTGTAACGACGAGGATCCTTTTTGTGACTTGCATAGCgaatattatcatatttatggAAATTGAAACGCTTGATTAATTCCTGAAATATACCAATTAAAATTTGagtaattataaacaattaatgaataaattaacaaaaagacAACATTATTTACATCGCAAAATTGGAGACCTCTGCAGCTATTTCCAAGAGGATCCAGTGGAGGAGACCATGTGCAAATGCCCATGACATTTGGAACAACAATGAGCATAGCGCCTGATACTCCTGACTTTGCTGGTAGACCTACTTTAAAGGCAAACTGGCCGGAATAGTCATACATTCCACAGCTATGCATTAATGACAAAACATTGCGAACGGAATCAGGACGAAGAACTTTTTCATCGGTGATTGGACAAATACCACCATTCGCCAGTGTAGCACCCATGATTGACATAATGTCACAGTTAGCTTCCATCGAACAGCActgaaaaagtttttcaaatcTGTAATATACGTATCATttgaaaaaatcaataatacatAGATTTTACCAAATAAAAATACCTGAAAGTAAAAGTCCATACATTCTCGCAGATTAGTTTTTTCTGGGTAGCATTTATGCTCCCGCATGTAAAATCCTAAAGCATAATTTCTATCCGCAGCTTCACGTTCAGATAAAAATACCGCGTTATTGAAACCCAATACTTCGTTCCCGGCGAGACGACTAAAGAATGACATAACGTAGTCGAATTTTTCTGCCAGAGTCATCTCTGGTTTATCTAACGTCTTCAATAACGAGCAAACCAAGATTGCACCGGCGTTAATCATAGGGTTGTGAGGTTTCACTGGAAGATGAATTAAGTcggaaacatttttaatttttttttaaagagcaaGTACAGTACCAAGGTTTTTAAAAAATGGTGGTAAGATAGATTGTAAATAAACTTATGaatttattcatatacaaaacattacacaacgatacatttacaaaatattaaaaaatatttatagtaatactagctgactcggcaaacgttgtcttgccgctaaacgctatttaaaaataggggttgaacgtagagggttgaaaatttagggttgtatgtattttttaatgttgtatcataaaaaaaattaaaaaaaaaaaaatttatttaaaaattaaaaagaaaattaggggtggactacccttaatatttagggggatgaaaaatagatattgttcgattctcagacctacccaatatgcatacaaaattttatgagaatgggtcaagccatttcggaggagtttaactacaaacaccgcgacacgagaattttatatactaaattttaatttagaaatcgatgttaattataaaatcgTATCGTTCGTAGTGAGAACGACCATGACATTCGAGTGGGGAGAATGACAGACAGAATGACCGTGACcgtttaatttaagtttaaaattaagcGTTGGATTGTTGCTATGCTTTGAAATacgtaggtatatataatatattatgttgtaAATTTTTCCTTATATTAAAAGCGTTATAATAGCTTAAACTGAAAGAAATTAACCGttttagaaacaaataaaacatttatatgtgaagattttcattttatattaagttagagacttattaagtaatttaataatgctatacaacaacaacaacaccaACCACTCTTGTAGTTttgcgtgtagtcgcctaaaacaccgactgtttgcgggttcgattcccactcggggtagatatttgtatttgtataaatatttctttccggtttaggTGTCTGtccatgtgggtctccccaccgtgcctcggagtgtacgttaagccgtcggtcccggttgttatcatgtacacctgatagcgatcgttactcgtagtagggaactTATCCGCCAACTCTCAGTGGAGtggcatggtggattaagctccaaacctTCTTCTTCATGGAGAATGAGGCCTAGCAGTGGAATGCTAGTAGCTGAgttgttataatgtatataacgACTATATATATGTCGATATAATGTGTTATAATGTATTACAACTGTACAAACATATAATGtaacatacgcttcagcctataatatcccactactgggcatatgcctctttcaccatgtaggagaaggatcagagctaatgTAATATAGGTAAGATACGGTAAAGTACGGTAAGTTTACGGTTAAAGTGACATTATTATCTCgatataaatatactacaatACCCACTGTTGTGATCTAAGACGAGTTCATTGAAGTTACGTCCGCTAGGCTCGGTGCCAATGTACTTATGCACCACGTCAGGGCCTAAAGTTTCGAGTGCCATCGCATATGTCAACGGTTTACTTGTAGACTGTAGAGTGAAAGGCACATTAACGTCACCTGTGAAACAAACGTGGGTTAAATAATTAcgcaaatgtttttaaaaaatagtaattcatCTAAAAAGGTGTGTAATTTACCAATAGAAAAGCGTTGTCCATCGATAGTGCAAACACTAACGCCCCAACTTTCTGAGCTAGCTCGAGCTAATTGCGGAATGTAGCTAGCCACTTTACCATCCGTGTTGCTTTTAGCCGCCCAATACATTTCTTCAATATCTTTAATGAAATCTTGAAAATCTGGTATAACAAATTGACTGCGAAAAGCTCTCGTAATCAATACGATGTTAGGAGAAATGACTTCTTTAAACGTTTTCCTGTCTAATTTAAGTGTTTCTGGTGATCCGCTTTCAAAGTTTGATTCTTTGTGTACCTTGTACAAATTTTGCATGACTTCCTTCACCCTAGGATCGTTTTTTCTGATTCCAGTCGTTCTTAACGCCTATAATGTAAATtaggttaattttatttcaattttaaatacacatataatgtAGTACCTACAACAGTACTTACAGCTAGAAACTTTCCCACTGGAAGTAGTCCTGTATCTTCATTTTTAAACATGTCAAACAGAACATCATCTGCGTTTTTGTGTGAGCCTTCACGTACTCTAAACAATAAGAATAAAATccacttatttaaattaatgaccTGCATAtgcatataattatagtaacatGACATGCAATCATACAAGATATTTCAGCCAAGTAGCACAAAAACGATAATAAAGATTTGATTGATTAGTCACATAAACTACATTCATATTTACTGATTTAGATAGTGCAAAGTGATTTCGTCACAACTTATTTGTGCGTCAACTTATTGTCTCGAGATTAAAAGCGTCAGGCGGGTGTGTCGGAGACGTAGTAAATACCACGATAATAAGTCAACAATCACCTGACGTTGATATTTTTGGATAGCGACCAAggcagtaaaaaaaaacaaggataATTAGTGTAAAATATGCTAGAACAGTTTGAAAACATTCAACGTTTTCTTTTCTATTAATACATCAAACGCTGTAAATTATgcagaatttttcaatttaatttttttatttgcttaattttttttttttactttgcataACTAAAACAGCTAGcgtatttctaaaaattaattaaatatagagcgcttatttttttttttaattattctactTCGGACTAAAATGCAATGCCAGCGGGACGCTCAAACAAACAATTTACTGTGATTGTGCCCGTAAGCAATGCTTCAAAAAATGAAATTGTATTCCAGGATAAGActtaatgattatttattttaaaatttaattaaaattgttatcatTATACAGTATCGTAATAATCGCCACAACtctacaattaatatttaagctaTACTCACTTACACTTAAACTAAAAACACAGCATCTCAACTACTACGAAAAAATTATAAGCAACACATTCTGTGGAAAAAAAACCAAACTGGAAATGTAATCAGCttcaactaaaatttaaatttgccaATCTTGAACCACTCGTCCATTGCACCATGCTTGATGTCAGATCGTTTCAGCATGAGTTACTACTAATAAAAGCGTAGACGAAGCTTTAAAAACTACGACATAGTGCTTGGGAGTTGTAAAAATCTAAATCTATTGAATacgaaaaaacattttaaaataagcatGCAGTGTCCCGTGTTTGAAGGTACTCACGCTGGATCTAAGTTGTGCACGAATGAGTAGTGTCTGCACCATGAAATGGGAACAATAATGTTCTATTAGATGGTTACTATATTAAACACTGACTTCTTATATTTATAGACGGCGTTTCTATTTCAGGATTTATTATTCAGTCTTTTTATTACTCTTTATGGTGTGCACTTGAAATGTCAGGGGTGAATTGACAAGGCCTTTGCGCACGACGTATACGATAAAATTATTCCGTCCGAAGTCCCGACATTATTACAGATCAATAGAAGTTGATACGTGTGATTGAAACAATTGATTTTCAATAAAACACTTCTCACATtactgtacatatataaaatatcctAACGTACTGTTctgttgaaaattttaaaactatattcaGACAGCTATGTAATATGCACATATCCTTACCTCATGTCGATAGACTGAGCGGCATAGAAATTCGGTGCTGAATTACGccatttctgaaataaaattacatttgaaaCTTCTGACTAAAATAGATGATTAATTTTACCGGTCCGTTACAAGTTAAGATATCACGGTCACATAGCCCCAATATTTTAATGGAACGATTTAAAGCGTAACATAATGGACACTCACAGGTCTTTGTATAACATATACGGGTCTCACTTGACTATAATGTCGATAGCAGATGCATGTCGCCGGCTGTTTGTAAAGGGGGCTGATGGCAGCGAGCCTACGGAGCTGACGGCTATTCATATCGGCGGACGACGGGCTAAAATGAACAGATGAGTGTTCGTTCTACAGCCCACCTTCAACGCGCACGCGCTAACTGTCGCGCCGGCCCCTCGAGCGCTGCACGTTTATCTATCTAAGTAACGTTATTTACTTCGTCGGTGACGCGACGTTACGTGAAATGCAAACATTCgtgaaaatgttaaattttataattttatttcgctCTGAATTATGTGAATTCCCGTTACGTACTTGCGGAAATAATGGTGTATAATGTTAGTTATCTCATATTACAGTACTAACCAACGCAATTTTCAGCTTAGCTTAAGTACTTATACCTATCGCTTAGATTCTGctgattttttgaaataaaataaaagctattCAGCGTGATGGTAACAGTAGACttctgttataattatttacgtacTTACATAATTGTCGTTGAGTGTCGTCATATTATCTTTCTTACATTTAGCAGATCGTTAtgcaaatgaataaaacaatCACTGTAATATCACGATTAAAATGTCGTCACAAGGATTTTACTTGAGTCATATCCGTACATTACTGTGAAATATACTCCTATTCGTGTGATTGAATTCAGGCGTGTCTTCGaggaaaattacaaattttaattcaacaacTATATAATGAGATACTAAAAAACTttgaatatatacaaaaataagtaaCTAATTGCCTTAAAAACAATATAGAAACGGATGTAATGCCATTTGGGTCAATATTCattgtagttattataataaagctAAAATCTAGCCTTGATTTTAATCATGCGAAGCGATTAGTTTTAACAATATGCTGTATGCTAaacgatatattttttggtataaCCTTTTATAGTATTTCAACATTAAAATGTATGACCATGAAgacaatattttgtattaatttggTACATGTAAGCATATAGAGGAAAAATATGCATTACCATATAAACAGGCAAAATCATGTTAATAATGAGAAACTCAAAAATCAAATGTATCATTTCAAAGTCTGACACATTGTTCATATATAGTTTTCGACAGAGTTAATCtattttttgtatgattttttaACGTAGTTTTGTAAGAAAGCGAATCAGTTGAATTGAAATTATTGTAACTTAATAAGTTGTTTAGTTCTCTTGTTAAATACTAAACTTAAAACgcctataaatttatttgaaataatttattcggCCAATAAGattccataaaaattataattgtatttttaatcttaaaattttagAACCAATCAATTATGTGGTTGATTACAATCTTGACTAtactttctattttatttttcaagccCTACGTTAAACCAATAATtgattcgcttcagcctgtaatatcccactactgggcataggcctctttccccatgtacgaaaaggatcagagcttaatccaccacgctgctccaatgcgggttggcagatatattccctactacgagtaacgatcgctattaggtgtacatgataacaaccgggaccgacggcttaacgtgttctccgaggcacggtggggagacccacaaggactgcacaaacacccagaccacggcaaacacctgtatggccaatacaaatgtttgtcatgtgcggggatcgaacccgtaacccccagcgcaacaggcacaatccatagctgtgaccgttgcgccaacgcggcgtaataATTGATTCAGAACTCAGAATTTCAACATaggcatataaatatattcttttaataaatttgttttatgacACAATCAGAAAAGtcaaaaaagtttacaaataGGTCGAAAAAGTATACATCTAggtatacaattaataaaattggagtgtctgtttgcaatattaaaataaccgctttttactaaatatatatggatgtatatacagtacatataccaaaatatttttttttacaattgttgtctgtctgttccggctaatctctgaaacggttcgaccgattttgacgggactttcactggtggatatctgatgtagtaagaagtaacttaggctatttttatttcagaaatttatttattttattactctgagaacagaacaaaaacttttttgttaaattccatgcagacgaagtcgcaggcgcagcttttacaaaaaaaaaatgtagctaagTTGgggaaaacaataatttttaatttaatttatataatattatcaaaattacaCTCGGGCTTGCTTTTGTACGTTGTTAAATGCAATAAttttgtgtttgctcgcgaacaaaaaatatctgacctcatttacatcgacaagttttACGATCTAGGTAGTTGATAAAACAGTCAATTTAatacattggagcagcgtggtggattaagctctgatccttctcctacacggggaaagaggcctatgccaagtaGTAGGATACTACAGACTGAAGCgtgttaatacatattattagggGTCACTCGAAAAGTACTCGCTATAaatcgaccaaatttaataagacCACCCATAAAactaatcaataaattaaataggagcacatgacaaacatcagctttcaattaaaaagggGATTACCGAAGTCGgtaggtacacccagtaaaaagttaagagtgtcatcatcatcattacagcctatacagtccactgctggacataggcctccacaagtttacgccaaaaataacgtgaactcatgtgttttgcc
Encoded here:
- the LOC123657040 gene encoding glutaminase liver isoform, mitochondrial isoform X1, with amino-acid sequence MNSRQLRRLAAISPLYKQPATCICYRHYSQVRPVYVIQRPKWRNSAPNFYAAQSIDMRVREGSHKNADDVLFDMFKNEDTGLLPVGKFLAALRTTGIRKNDPRVKEVMQNLYKVHKESNFESGSPETLKLDRKTFKEVISPNIVLITRAFRSQFVIPDFQDFIKDIEEMYWAAKSNTDGKVASYIPQLARASSESWGVSVCTIDGQRFSIGDVNVPFTLQSTSKPLTYAMALETLGPDVVHKYIGTEPSGRNFNELVLDHNMKPHNPMINAGAILVCSLLKTLDKPEMTLAEKFDYVMSFFSRLAGNEVLGFNNAVFLSEREAADRNYALGFYMREHKCYPEKTNLRECMDFYFQCCSMEANCDIMSIMGATLANGGICPITDEKVLRPDSVRNVLSLMHSCGMYDYSGQFAFKVGLPAKSGVSGAMLIVVPNVMGICTWSPPLDPLGNSCRGLQFCDELIKRFNFHKYDNIRYASHKKDPRRYKFESTGLSIVNLLFSAASGDLSALRRHHLSGMDMTLSDYDGRTALHLAAAEGHLSCVDFLLAQCGVPHDPQDRWGSRPLNEAETFNHTAVVQYLKEWERTHPSQIKQIEQSTDRVDEILDVKREAEDIEVKDPSTQEIVSRNGDKIQ
- the LOC123657040 gene encoding glutaminase liver isoform, mitochondrial isoform X2, with the protein product MRLESKCSFEDFVMESGNEFEKWRNSAPNFYAAQSIDMRHYSFVHNLDPAVREGSHKNADDVLFDMFKNEDTGLLPVGKFLAALRTTGIRKNDPRVKEVMQNLYKVHKESNFESGSPETLKLDRKTFKEVISPNIVLITRAFRSQFVIPDFQDFIKDIEEMYWAAKSNTDGKVASYIPQLARASSESWGVSVCTIDGQRFSIGDVNVPFTLQSTSKPLTYAMALETLGPDVVHKYIGTEPSGRNFNELVLDHNMKPHNPMINAGAILVCSLLKTLDKPEMTLAEKFDYVMSFFSRLAGNEVLGFNNAVFLSEREAADRNYALGFYMREHKCYPEKTNLRECMDFYFQCCSMEANCDIMSIMGATLANGGICPITDEKVLRPDSVRNVLSLMHSCGMYDYSGQFAFKVGLPAKSGVSGAMLIVVPNVMGICTWSPPLDPLGNSCRGLQFCDELIKRFNFHKYDNIRYASHKKDPRRYKFESTGLSIVNLLFSAASGDLSALRRHHLSGMDMTLSDYDGRTALHLAAAEGHLSCVDFLLAQCGVPHDPQDRWGSRPLNEAETFNHTAVVQYLKEWERTHPSQIKQIEQSTDRVDEILDVKREAEDIEVKDPSTQEIVSRNGDKIQ